Proteins from a genomic interval of Paenibacillus sp. RC334:
- a CDS encoding AraC family transcriptional regulator, which yields MENEVRKDEVTGMLRLKLRLILKNKQTRLILLLTLSVSLIISVIGLLSYSGYRKGLDTELNTPNIELLQINLDVTNRAFRESDNKALDAAYSRDVEAFARLQTDEKSLSNNASVIKRLQKYLKALSSHEEIHSVEVISFENHALVSSEYGYLPDWDQAPDTTWVPWIRDIQRKPLLIKRRWYGTNHENGTVELLSLARPVVKDGRVIGAVLVDLDYDRFFSKLYIHLSNSQYVYDLEGELIYPKLKSSVPLNEMDRVLKELDVSPYAYVEVGGMEYMANQTFSDVTGWRLVSLVPMDKLLKHVKLARNMMLWLAFISILAGCSAVYYYNYAAFRPMKRINSLLNSGYKGTRQGGLYDLEPVIGKLVGEFHRKSLVVERSLPELRSKYIEDVIQRRMGIQEMRMKWEQYFSDWDGSSLAVMIVSIDRYSTWAASFPEEDKMLLKYALNNILLEWLEPHWKAVSAPDEESGFVVLLQLSESEDEAITVTETGADADVTDSILLRKSADRLIQVVDEHLPLTISIGMGPAFSDIHELRQSFVKGKEALGLRLYEGYGRSHMSTDSMREGAHVSSAAGNRNVEIIRAIESQEAGASIKLTSQWGEELRLHRTSPMQVYLSVHELMEELLKWCMTHSVTPPDQLVDYHWNQILTLDLSDMEKQLFSIVADIGEKLTGHRQSKEFVRVQEMMDYMEHHLHLNIGLQEIADQVHMSVSSVSSMFKEETGSTVYDYLTGLRVKKACALLCETHLKIAEIADQVGYRNENSFIRVFRKHKQVTPGKFREINRCSNGYADPPKGRHFGNLEDKFED from the coding sequence ATGGAAAACGAAGTCCGGAAGGATGAAGTTACGGGAATGCTACGATTAAAGCTTCGATTGATCCTGAAAAATAAACAGACAAGGCTGATTCTGCTGCTCACACTAAGCGTATCACTCATTATTAGTGTGATCGGCTTGCTATCGTATTCGGGATACCGCAAGGGTTTGGATACTGAATTAAACACACCAAACATAGAACTGCTGCAAATTAATCTGGATGTGACTAATAGGGCATTTCGTGAGTCCGATAATAAGGCGCTGGATGCGGCCTATTCCCGGGATGTTGAGGCATTTGCACGTTTGCAAACGGATGAAAAATCGCTATCAAACAACGCTTCCGTCATCAAACGGCTTCAAAAATATTTGAAAGCCCTTTCTTCGCATGAAGAGATTCATTCGGTTGAAGTTATTTCTTTTGAAAATCATGCTCTCGTATCCAGCGAATACGGCTACTTGCCTGATTGGGACCAAGCACCGGATACGACTTGGGTTCCCTGGATTCGGGACATTCAAAGGAAGCCATTACTGATTAAGCGAAGATGGTACGGCACGAATCATGAAAATGGAACGGTAGAACTGCTTTCGCTGGCAAGACCCGTGGTAAAGGATGGGCGGGTCATCGGTGCGGTGCTGGTCGATCTGGATTACGATCGCTTTTTCTCCAAGCTGTATATTCATTTATCCAACTCGCAATATGTGTACGATCTGGAGGGCGAACTGATCTATCCCAAGTTAAAATCTTCAGTGCCCTTAAACGAAATGGACAGGGTTTTGAAAGAATTGGATGTGAGCCCCTATGCTTATGTGGAGGTAGGGGGGATGGAGTATATGGCGAACCAGACTTTTTCCGATGTGACGGGCTGGCGTCTGGTATCGCTTGTTCCTATGGACAAGCTGCTGAAACATGTTAAGCTGGCCCGCAACATGATGTTGTGGTTGGCCTTTATTTCTATACTGGCGGGTTGCTCAGCGGTTTACTATTACAATTATGCGGCGTTTCGCCCTATGAAAAGAATTAATAGCCTGCTGAATTCAGGCTACAAAGGAACGCGTCAAGGTGGATTGTATGATCTGGAGCCGGTCATTGGCAAGCTGGTTGGGGAGTTCCATCGCAAATCACTGGTGGTGGAGCGAAGTTTACCGGAGCTACGTTCCAAATATATTGAAGATGTCATCCAGCGTAGAATGGGCATACAGGAAATGCGTATGAAATGGGAGCAGTATTTTTCCGATTGGGACGGTAGCTCTTTGGCTGTGATGATCGTGTCGATTGATCGGTATTCTACTTGGGCAGCAAGCTTTCCAGAGGAGGATAAAATGCTGCTCAAATATGCGCTGAATAATATTTTGCTGGAATGGCTTGAACCTCACTGGAAGGCGGTAAGCGCGCCAGATGAGGAAAGCGGGTTCGTTGTACTACTACAGTTAAGTGAGAGCGAAGATGAAGCTATAACTGTGACTGAGACTGGGGCTGATGCCGATGTCACAGACAGCATTCTGCTCCGCAAAAGCGCAGACAGGCTGATTCAGGTTGTGGATGAGCATCTTCCCCTGACTATTTCCATAGGAATGGGTCCTGCATTCTCCGATATCCATGAGTTACGTCAGTCATTCGTAAAGGGGAAAGAAGCCCTTGGTTTGCGTTTGTATGAGGGATATGGACGTTCGCATATGAGTACGGACAGCATGAGGGAGGGCGCTCACGTCTCATCAGCGGCGGGAAACCGGAATGTGGAAATCATTCGTGCCATAGAGTCACAGGAAGCCGGAGCAAGTATAAAGCTGACCAGTCAATGGGGAGAAGAACTTCGTCTTCACAGGACCTCTCCGATGCAGGTGTACTTGTCTGTACATGAGTTGATGGAGGAATTGCTGAAATGGTGCATGACTCATAGTGTGACGCCGCCGGATCAGCTGGTCGATTACCACTGGAATCAGATTCTGACGCTTGATCTTTCAGATATGGAGAAGCAATTGTTTTCGATTGTGGCTGATATCGGGGAAAAGCTTACTGGACACAGACAGTCCAAGGAATTTGTACGTGTACAGGAGATGATGGATTACATGGAACATCATTTGCATTTAAATATCGGGCTTCAGGAAATTGCAGATCAGGTCCATATGAGCGTGTCATCAGTGAGCAGTATGTTCAAGGAAGAGACAGGCAGCACCGTATACGACTACTTGACTGGTTTGCGAGTGAAAAAAGCGTGCGCTTTACTGTGTGAAACACATCTGAAAATTGCAGAGATTGCAGATCAGGTCGGATACCGTAATGAAAACAGCTTTATCCGTGTATTCCGCAAACATAAACAAGTGACTCCTGGGAAATTCAGGGAAATCAACAGATGTTCCAATGGATATGCAGATCCGCCAAAAGGTCGACATTTTGGGAATTTGGAAGATAAATTCGAAGATTAA
- a CDS encoding HAMP domain-containing methyl-accepting chemotaxis protein, with translation MKLQGKLVLNAMVSLIACLALVAYIIFQLIRINSQSSSLVPAMLNVQQLNAYLIQSGQALQNYSSSMTESNKTDVQNQLGQAEKTITLLSQGMMQTEAQQKRLNTVKTKFSELKVATDKAMSTGSSPESKRNAMRVQGIQNDVFMLDILTKARYDEYTEELTKSIRFTWQLALVGAVLLLVAVGLYNTYTSRQLALRTRKLTDAAKQIADGNLTVQLAQTKGRDELDELNESFRFMIGNLRNIVLSIDQSGNRVDLMARDIDQHNEAMKEIVTQVSTSTEELAIGSQKIAEDLSTTVGVVDEMQQKFEANLLETKQSSTYSEDALRVIEQGTRVMSDQLRIVAENRSAMSEVEQTVKELEANAAEITTMTGYVSEIASQTSLLSLNASIEAARAGEAGKGFAVVANEVKKLANQSESAVKQIYTAVEGITQAMNKVKTSVTQSQELFREQEKATSSTGESFTEISGKVQQIASQVSKLSADMNVSRELSIQVQQAIENISAITQQSAAGSEEITASTVEQKRSFEESTEKVKELRQIREEMQRELDRFQVEKTG, from the coding sequence ATGAAACTGCAAGGTAAACTGGTGCTTAACGCGATGGTTTCCCTGATCGCATGCCTGGCTTTAGTGGCCTATATTATTTTTCAATTGATCCGTATCAACTCGCAAAGCAGTAGTCTCGTTCCAGCTATGCTGAATGTACAGCAGCTCAATGCTTATTTGATTCAGTCAGGACAGGCGCTGCAAAACTACTCTTCTTCCATGACAGAGAGCAATAAAACGGATGTGCAAAATCAACTGGGTCAGGCGGAAAAAACGATTACTTTGCTTTCGCAAGGCATGATGCAGACCGAAGCGCAGCAAAAACGCCTGAATACCGTTAAAACAAAATTTAGCGAACTGAAGGTTGCGACGGATAAAGCGATGAGCACGGGAAGCAGCCCTGAATCCAAACGTAATGCGATGCGTGTACAGGGTATCCAGAACGATGTGTTCATGCTGGATATTCTAACGAAAGCGCGTTATGACGAATATACAGAGGAATTGACCAAGAGTATCCGCTTTACTTGGCAATTGGCCTTGGTAGGCGCTGTTCTGCTTCTGGTGGCGGTGGGGCTATATAATACATATACATCCAGGCAACTTGCCCTCAGAACCCGCAAGTTGACGGATGCCGCGAAGCAAATTGCCGATGGGAATTTGACGGTGCAGCTCGCGCAAACGAAGGGACGTGATGAGCTGGACGAGCTCAACGAATCGTTCCGGTTCATGATCGGGAACTTGCGTAACATTGTGCTCTCTATTGACCAGTCGGGGAATCGTGTTGATCTGATGGCTCGGGATATTGACCAGCATAATGAGGCCATGAAGGAAATCGTGACGCAAGTTAGCACCTCGACAGAGGAACTGGCGATTGGTAGCCAAAAGATTGCCGAGGATCTGTCGACCACCGTTGGCGTTGTGGATGAGATGCAGCAGAAGTTTGAAGCGAATTTGTTGGAGACCAAGCAGTCCTCTACATATAGCGAAGACGCATTGCGTGTCATTGAGCAAGGTACACGTGTGATGAGCGATCAGCTACGCATTGTAGCAGAAAATCGTTCAGCGATGTCCGAGGTGGAGCAGACGGTCAAGGAGCTGGAGGCCAATGCAGCCGAGATTACAACCATGACCGGCTATGTATCCGAGATTGCCAGTCAGACGTCGCTGCTGTCCTTGAATGCTTCAATTGAGGCTGCGCGCGCGGGTGAGGCTGGAAAAGGCTTTGCTGTCGTTGCCAATGAAGTCAAAAAGCTGGCGAATCAATCGGAGTCGGCTGTGAAGCAAATTTATACCGCTGTCGAGGGCATTACGCAGGCAATGAATAAGGTGAAGACCTCTGTGACACAAAGTCAGGAGCTGTTCCGTGAGCAGGAGAAGGCGACTTCGTCTACCGGGGAATCGTTCACTGAGATTAGCGGTAAAGTACAGCAAATTGCCAGCCAAGTCAGCAAGCTGTCAGCGGATATGAATGTATCTCGGGAACTGAGCATACAGGTACAGCAAGCTATTGAGAACATCAGCGCAATTACCCAGCAATCCGCCGCAGGCAGCGAAGAGATTACCGCCTCCACGGTGGAGCAGAAGCGTTCCTTTGAGGAATCGACTGAGAAGGTGAAAGAGCTTCGTCAGATTCGTGAGGAGATGCAACGAGAGCTAGATCGTTTTCAGGTGGAAAAAACAGGCTAA
- a CDS encoding restriction endonuclease codes for MLLEQLSAYKELGIGFIILLLLLVLIIRGLIRRRRNRILRDLDPRKIGIQDIDRMEDGSEFELYLQRLLSALGYKDIYKTTSSRDFGADLVFTDREGVRVVIQAKRYAVQNPVGLGAVQEIYTSMRYYAADKSVVITSGRYTESCKTLAAVNGVKLLDRGDLVDMIDLFKAKHREEVMNLIESKADVIASKWSRSK; via the coding sequence ATGCTGCTGGAGCAATTATCGGCATATAAGGAATTAGGAATAGGATTCATTATACTACTACTGTTACTTGTACTCATCATCAGAGGACTGATACGTCGGCGCAGAAATCGGATTTTACGTGATCTGGACCCGCGAAAAATCGGGATTCAGGATATAGACCGCATGGAGGATGGCTCGGAATTTGAGCTTTATTTGCAACGGTTGTTATCTGCGCTCGGCTATAAGGACATCTACAAAACGACCAGTAGCCGCGATTTTGGAGCGGATCTGGTTTTTACAGACCGTGAAGGTGTCAGAGTCGTGATTCAGGCCAAGCGTTATGCAGTACAAAATCCGGTCGGTTTGGGCGCAGTGCAGGAAATTTACACCTCCATGCGTTATTATGCGGCAGACAAGTCTGTCGTTATCACTTCCGGACGCTACACGGAATCCTGTAAAACACTCGCTGCTGTTAACGGAGTTAAGCTATTGGATCGCGGCGATCTGGTGGACATGATTGATCTGTTCAAGGCTAAACATCGTGAGGAGGTCATGAATCTAATAGAAAGTAAAGCCGACGTGATTGCCTCCAAATGGAGCAGGAGCAAATGA
- a CDS encoding GNAT family N-acetyltransferase, which yields MSNEIAVYPVQALNDALTDTLTRLLIDVVADGASIGFLPPMAYQEAVAYWKSVLQDSVVLWIAEKDGVPVGTVQLHLATKANATHRAEIAKLMVHPSGRRLGIARQLMQAAEEEALRQGRTLMVLDTRVGDPSNKLYESNGFVEAGVIPGYAQSADGHLHATRFYYKPLNPYLSRC from the coding sequence ATGTCTAATGAAATAGCAGTCTATCCCGTTCAAGCTCTGAACGATGCACTGACAGATACACTGACCCGGCTGTTGATCGATGTGGTGGCGGACGGTGCTTCTATTGGATTTTTACCGCCAATGGCTTATCAGGAAGCAGTAGCTTATTGGAAGAGTGTCCTTCAGGATAGTGTAGTCCTGTGGATTGCGGAGAAGGACGGTGTGCCTGTGGGAACTGTGCAGCTCCATTTGGCTACAAAGGCCAACGCAACTCACCGTGCGGAAATTGCGAAGCTCATGGTGCATCCGTCTGGGCGCAGGCTTGGGATTGCGCGTCAACTGATGCAGGCTGCGGAAGAGGAGGCGCTGCGTCAGGGCAGAACGCTGATGGTGCTGGATACGAGGGTGGGCGATCCTTCCAATAAGCTATACGAATCTAACGGATTTGTGGAAGCGGGCGTGATTCCAGGGTATGCCCAATCGGCTGACGGTCACCTGCACGCTACCCGATTTTATTACAAACCACTAAATCCGTACCTGAGCCGTTGCTGA
- a CDS encoding VOC family protein, giving the protein MAVTAKQIFVNLPVKNLQQSIDFFTAIGFEFNAQFTDEHATCMIVSEQIFVMLLVEERFKAFTTKEISDATKTTEAIVALSVESREKVDEIVHKALAAGGKPSNEPQDHGFMYGWSFQDIDGHLWELFYMAEQ; this is encoded by the coding sequence ATGGCAGTAACAGCCAAACAAATTTTTGTGAATTTACCAGTAAAAAATCTGCAACAGTCCATTGATTTTTTCACAGCAATCGGATTTGAATTTAACGCGCAGTTCACCGATGAGCATGCAACCTGTATGATTGTCAGTGAGCAAATATTTGTTATGTTGCTGGTTGAAGAGCGTTTTAAAGCATTCACTACAAAAGAAATTTCGGATGCAACGAAAACAACAGAAGCGATTGTTGCCTTATCGGTGGAGAGTCGAGAAAAGGTGGACGAAATTGTCCACAAGGCTCTGGCAGCGGGCGGCAAGCCTTCAAACGAACCTCAGGATCACGGCTTTATGTACGGATGGAGCTTTCAGGATATAGATGGGCACCTGTGGGAGCTCTTTTATATGGCAGAGCAATAA
- the kdgT gene encoding 2-keto-3-deoxygluconate transporter has translation MKIKQNIDKIPGGIMLVPLFIGALVHTFMPWAGDYFGSFTKGLMTGTVPILAVWFFCMGASIDVRATGTVLRKSGTLVLTKIAVAWVVAIIASKLLPVGGVESGLFAGLSVLALISSMDMTNGGLYASIMQQYGSKEEAGAFVLMSLESGPLVTMLILGSTGLAVFEPQTFVGAVLPFLVGFTLGNLDHDFRKYFGNATHALIPFFGFALGCSIDLSVIAQTGLLGIILGIFVIIITGIPLILADKYIGGGNGTAGIAASSTAGAAVANPVIVANIKPEFLPVAQSATALVAASVIVTSILVPILTAYWAKYMKHKEESKGAGPVNPGANVPK, from the coding sequence ATGAAAATCAAACAAAACATTGATAAAATTCCAGGGGGCATTATGCTGGTGCCGCTGTTTATAGGCGCATTGGTTCATACTTTTATGCCTTGGGCCGGGGACTACTTTGGATCGTTCACCAAGGGCCTAATGACTGGGACGGTACCGATTTTGGCGGTGTGGTTTTTTTGTATGGGAGCTTCGATTGATGTACGAGCTACAGGTACCGTATTGCGTAAATCAGGTACACTCGTATTGACTAAAATTGCAGTCGCTTGGGTGGTGGCGATCATTGCGTCTAAACTGCTGCCCGTCGGTGGCGTGGAAAGCGGGCTTTTTGCCGGACTGTCGGTATTGGCACTGATTTCCTCCATGGATATGACGAATGGTGGGCTATACGCCTCCATTATGCAGCAATATGGTTCCAAGGAAGAGGCGGGGGCATTCGTACTGATGTCGCTGGAATCCGGTCCATTAGTGACCATGCTTATTTTGGGCAGTACCGGACTGGCCGTTTTTGAGCCGCAGACATTTGTGGGGGCGGTATTGCCATTTTTGGTCGGGTTCACACTGGGCAATTTGGACCATGATTTCCGTAAATATTTTGGTAACGCCACGCATGCCCTTATTCCCTTCTTCGGTTTTGCACTGGGTTGTTCCATCGACCTGAGTGTCATTGCCCAAACAGGCTTGCTCGGAATAATATTAGGTATTTTCGTTATTATCATTACAGGCATTCCGCTCATCCTGGCAGACAAATATATCGGCGGTGGCAACGGCACTGCGGGAATCGCAGCCTCCAGCACGGCAGGTGCAGCGGTAGCGAATCCGGTCATTGTGGCCAATATAAAGCCAGAATTTCTGCCAGTAGCACAATCAGCAACAGCATTAGTTGCTGCTTCGGTCATTGTTACCTCTATTTTGGTACCTATTCTCACGGCTTACTGGGCCAAATATATGAAACATAAGGAAGAATCCAAAGGAGCGGGGCCTGTAAACCCAGGTGCCAATGTGCCTAAATAA
- a CDS encoding tripartite tricarboxylate transporter substrate binding protein, which yields MKNKPWQKYVLVAAGVAFLSALSISEYVDQHALHDHSGAFPVKPITLVVPYAAGGGTDITARALAKAAEKHLGQPIIVVNRTGGGGSVGLMEGAEAQADGYTVTYLVAELTTLPHLGLLPLTYERFKPLVQTNMDPSAITVRADAPWTTAEAFLEDAHAHPGKLKMGNAGTGSIWHLAAAMLEQKSGVRFTHIPYEGAGPAVSALMSGFVDAVPVSPAEVKKYVDQGKLRILAIQADTISEAFPNVPTLQQATGLRVHFIGTWRGLAVPKDTPDEIAQTLADALIKGTKEEKFREEMRRHGLGLRVKDAEAFARQLKESHDTFARLIPELGLSRK from the coding sequence ATGAAGAACAAGCCATGGCAAAAATATGTGCTGGTTGCGGCGGGAGTGGCTTTTCTTTCTGCCTTGAGTATCAGTGAATATGTGGATCAACACGCTTTGCATGACCACAGTGGTGCATTTCCTGTGAAGCCTATTACCCTCGTCGTTCCTTATGCGGCGGGTGGCGGGACGGATATCACGGCAAGAGCATTGGCGAAAGCCGCCGAAAAGCATCTCGGACAGCCGATCATCGTCGTTAACCGGACGGGTGGAGGCGGTTCGGTCGGGCTGATGGAAGGGGCTGAGGCGCAGGCGGACGGTTACACTGTAACGTATCTGGTTGCGGAGCTGACCACACTGCCACATCTGGGACTGCTGCCCCTCACCTATGAGCGCTTTAAACCGCTGGTCCAAACCAATATGGACCCTTCTGCCATCACGGTTAGAGCGGACGCGCCCTGGACGACGGCCGAAGCATTTCTGGAGGACGCTCATGCTCATCCCGGCAAGCTGAAAATGGGCAATGCAGGCACAGGGAGCATCTGGCACCTTGCTGCTGCGATGCTGGAGCAAAAAAGCGGAGTCCGCTTTACCCATATCCCTTATGAGGGAGCAGGGCCAGCCGTTTCAGCGTTGATGAGCGGCTTCGTGGATGCTGTGCCGGTCAGTCCTGCGGAAGTGAAAAAGTATGTGGACCAAGGGAAGCTGCGCATACTGGCGATACAGGCAGACACCATTTCGGAAGCGTTTCCAAATGTGCCTACGTTACAGCAGGCTACTGGGCTGCGTGTACATTTTATCGGGACTTGGAGAGGGCTGGCTGTGCCCAAGGATACGCCGGATGAGATTGCTCAAACCCTGGCGGACGCACTGATCAAGGGGACGAAAGAGGAGAAATTCAGGGAAGAAATGCGTAGGCATGGATTGGGACTACGTGTTAAGGATGCAGAAGCATTCGCACGACAGTTGAAGGAAAGCCATGACACTTTTGCAAGACTGATTCCCGAACTTGGCTTGAGCCGCAAGTAA
- a CDS encoding BMP family ABC transporter substrate-binding protein — translation MKKQVQLLTLRWVPIVTIFVLLLGACGQPVAQNKAQPIKVGIVLSDIGLGDQSYSDAAFRGLAKARDEGKIVFEYREISETKTYDAAFEQLVQEKSDLIIGLGYMVKESLETVAKKYPDLKFVIVDEKSDLPNVASIIFKEEEGSFLAGVVAGMASRTDQVGFIGGVESPLLKKFEAGYREGVRSVKPDAQVTATYAGDFGKPELGTEIARDMINQDRIDVIYAAAGLTGVGALQEAQKQEKFAIGVDSDQFFIAEKAVVTSMIKNVDIAIYTAVKSFADHQRKFTDQNMVFGLAKEGIGLAPIRVLTLNPDQQKLLDDLKGQVKSGSLTVPTQ, via the coding sequence ATGAAGAAACAGGTTCAGTTATTAACATTGAGGTGGGTTCCCATTGTCACTATTTTTGTTTTATTGCTGGGTGCATGCGGGCAGCCAGTAGCACAAAACAAGGCGCAGCCGATTAAGGTGGGAATAGTATTGTCAGATATTGGTCTGGGCGACCAATCTTACAGTGACGCGGCTTTTCGGGGCTTGGCCAAGGCGCGGGACGAGGGGAAAATCGTTTTTGAATATCGGGAAATTTCCGAGACCAAAACATATGATGCTGCTTTTGAACAGCTTGTTCAAGAAAAATCCGATTTGATTATCGGGCTGGGGTACATGGTGAAAGAAAGTTTGGAAACCGTTGCGAAAAAATATCCGGATCTTAAATTTGTAATTGTAGATGAAAAATCCGATTTACCGAATGTGGCTTCCATTATTTTTAAAGAAGAAGAGGGCAGCTTTTTGGCAGGGGTTGTTGCAGGAATGGCGAGCCGTACCGATCAGGTAGGCTTTATCGGGGGAGTGGAGTCTCCGCTGTTGAAAAAGTTTGAGGCCGGATATCGGGAAGGGGTTCGCTCCGTTAAGCCTGATGCACAGGTTACTGCTACGTATGCGGGAGATTTCGGCAAGCCGGAGCTGGGCACGGAGATTGCACGCGATATGATCAATCAGGATCGAATTGATGTGATCTATGCGGCGGCGGGTCTTACAGGTGTAGGTGCGTTACAGGAGGCACAAAAGCAGGAAAAGTTCGCAATCGGGGTCGACAGCGACCAGTTTTTCATTGCGGAAAAAGCAGTAGTGACCTCGATGATTAAAAATGTGGATATCGCCATATATACAGCAGTTAAAAGCTTTGCAGATCATCAAAGAAAATTTACGGACCAGAATATGGTGTTCGGTCTTGCGAAAGAAGGCATCGGTTTGGCGCCTATTCGTGTTTTGACATTGAACCCGGATCAGCAAAAGCTGCTGGATGACTTGAAGGGACAGGTCAAGTCCGGCAGTCTTACTGTGCCCACCCAATAA
- the aspA gene encoding aspartate ammonia-lyase, whose amino-acid sequence MRLEHDFLGTKEVPSDAYYGVQTLRAKENFPITGQRLHPELIKAMAIVKKAAATVNMELTRLHRPKAEAIIQAADEVIQGQLHDHFIVDPIQGGAGTSINMNTNEVIANRALELIGKQRGDYQEISPNNHVNMAQSTNDAFPTAVHLAVLSMIDKLLVTMSELQEAFSRKAKEFDSVIKMGRTHLQDAVPIRLGQEFQAYARVLGRDIGRVRATKQHLLTVNMGATAVGTGLNADRRYIQRVAEVLAEVSGFPVEADENLVDATQNTDAYTEVSAALKICMMNMSKVANDIRLMASGPRAGLGELSLPARQPGSSIMPGKVNPVMCEVINQIAFQVIGNDHTICLASESGQLELNVMEPVLVYNLLQSLEIMKQGFHVFRIHCVDGIEANVERCREYVENSVGIITALNPHLGYEVVSRIAREAITTGKSVRELCLLYNVLTEEELDIILDPYQMTQPGIAGESLLNRE is encoded by the coding sequence ATGAGGCTGGAGCATGATTTTCTAGGTACCAAGGAAGTGCCGTCAGACGCCTATTACGGTGTACAAACACTGAGGGCAAAAGAGAATTTCCCAATTACCGGCCAACGGCTTCATCCTGAGCTGATTAAAGCCATGGCGATCGTCAAAAAAGCAGCAGCAACGGTAAACATGGAGCTGACCCGCTTGCATCGTCCTAAGGCGGAGGCCATTATTCAGGCAGCTGACGAGGTGATTCAAGGACAGTTGCACGACCATTTCATCGTCGATCCGATTCAGGGCGGCGCAGGCACGTCCATTAATATGAATACAAATGAAGTGATTGCGAACCGGGCGTTGGAGCTGATCGGCAAGCAGCGTGGAGATTATCAGGAGATTAGTCCTAACAACCATGTCAACATGGCGCAATCGACAAACGACGCTTTTCCTACGGCTGTCCATCTGGCTGTTCTAAGTATGATTGACAAGCTGTTGGTCACCATGAGTGAGCTTCAGGAGGCGTTTTCACGTAAGGCGAAAGAGTTTGACAGTGTGATTAAAATGGGCCGAACTCACTTGCAGGATGCAGTACCGATCCGGCTGGGACAGGAGTTTCAGGCTTATGCGCGTGTGTTGGGTCGTGATATCGGACGTGTCCGTGCCACGAAGCAGCATTTGCTGACAGTCAATATGGGCGCAACTGCGGTGGGCACCGGCTTGAACGCAGATCGCCGTTATATTCAGCGTGTCGCGGAGGTGCTAGCGGAAGTAAGTGGTTTCCCTGTAGAGGCTGACGAAAATCTCGTCGATGCCACTCAAAACACGGATGCTTATACGGAAGTGTCTGCCGCGTTAAAAATTTGCATGATGAATATGTCCAAGGTAGCAAATGACATTCGCCTGATGGCCTCGGGGCCGCGTGCTGGTCTCGGAGAGCTGAGTCTGCCCGCCCGTCAGCCGGGTTCATCTATTATGCCGGGTAAGGTAAATCCGGTAATGTGTGAGGTCATCAACCAGATTGCTTTTCAGGTCATTGGGAATGATCATACGATCTGTCTCGCTTCCGAGTCTGGTCAGCTAGAATTGAATGTGATGGAGCCTGTGCTTGTCTACAACCTGCTGCAATCGCTGGAAATTATGAAGCAGGGCTTTCATGTCTTCCGCATTCATTGCGTGGACGGAATTGAAGCGAACGTGGAGCGGTGTCGTGAATATGTCGAAAACAGCGTAGGCATTATTACCGCGCTCAATCCCCACCTCGGATATGAGGTCGTATCACGCATCGCCCGTGAGGCGATTACAACTGGCAAATCGGTACGCGAGTTGTGTCTGTTGTATAATGTACTGACTGAGGAAGAGCTGGACATTATTTTGGACCCGTATCAAATGACTCAGCCGGGTATTGCCGGAGAGTCGCTGCTGAATAGGGAATAA